The following coding sequences are from one Molothrus aeneus isolate 106 chromosome Z, BPBGC_Maene_1.0, whole genome shotgun sequence window:
- the TMED7 gene encoding transmembrane emp24 domain-containing protein 7, whose translation MPPRGSRGPLPSLLLVWALAACAARASEITFELPDNAKQCFYEEIAQGTKCTLEFQVITGGHYDVDCRLEDPDGIVLYKEMKKQYDSFTFTASRNGTYKFCFSNEFSTFTHKTVYFDFQVGEDPPLFPSENRVTALTQMESACVSIHEALKSVIDYQTHFRLREAQGRSRAEDLNTRVAYWSIGEAIILLVVSIGQVFLLKSFFSDKRTTTTRVGS comes from the exons ATGCCGCCGCGGGGCTCCCGGGGGCCGCTGCCGTCCTTGCTGCTGGTGTGGGCGCTGGCGGCCTGCGCGGCGCGGGCCTCCGAGATCACGTTCGAGCTGCCCGACAACGCCAAGCAGTGCTTCTACGAGGAGATCGCCCAGGGCACCAAGTGCACCCTCGAGTTCCAG GTGATCACTGGGGGTCATTATGATGTTGACTGTCGGTTGGAAGATCCCGATGGCATTGTGCTGTACAAAGAGATGAAGAAACAATATGATAGCTTCACATTTACTGCATCCAGGAATGGAACATACAAGTTCTGCTTCAGCAATGAGTTCTCTACTTTCACACACAAAACTGTGTACTTCGATTTCCAGGTTGGAGAAGATCCACCACTGTTTCCTAGTGAGAACAGAGTAACCGCACTTACCCAG ATGGAGTCTGCATGTGTTTCAATTCACGAAGCTTTGAAGTCTGTCATCGACTATCAGACTCACTTCCGCTTGAGGGAAGCACAGGGccgcagcagagcagaggatttAAACACAAGGGTGGCCTACTGGTCAATAGGGGAAGCAATCATCCTTCTTGTTGTTAGTATCGGGCAGGTATTTCTCCTTAAAAGCTTCTTCTCGGATAAAAGAACCACAACAACACGCGTTGGATCATAA